Proteins from one Corynebacterium testudinoris genomic window:
- a CDS encoding PrsW family intramembrane metalloprotease: MSMLFRVTLIISVILGLPIIIFYLASNFVASAVGASLGIVFLLLYCLLVVWLLSLSPMWPDRVGAGWKWVASCLIWGGGVSFIFVLIAGFPLTSLVDKAGWDLVAASFGGAYPEEIAKFLGVGVILFAFRSLNRPWHGLMTGALVGLGFEALENALYGAMGATLDANSDTAGVLFLWGVRLVVGPALHIVFTALAGWGLGLALFTANKSTAWRWMTAGWWLFVAFALHFAWNLMWPSNVLLIVNYIVVAAVMYPIVIWVWVRAHRLCKADTSYSFTQRPLSSVEALSRG, from the coding sequence ATGAGCATGCTGTTTCGGGTGACCCTCATTATCAGCGTGATTCTTGGGTTGCCCATCATCATTTTCTATCTTGCGTCGAATTTCGTCGCCTCCGCGGTGGGTGCCTCGTTGGGCATTGTGTTTTTGCTCCTGTACTGCCTGTTGGTGGTGTGGTTACTGAGCTTGTCTCCCATGTGGCCGGATCGGGTGGGAGCAGGCTGGAAATGGGTGGCGTCGTGCCTTATTTGGGGCGGCGGTGTCAGCTTCATTTTCGTCCTCATTGCCGGCTTCCCACTGACCAGCCTCGTGGATAAGGCGGGGTGGGACCTCGTGGCTGCATCCTTCGGTGGGGCCTACCCGGAGGAGATCGCCAAATTCCTCGGCGTCGGCGTCATCCTGTTTGCCTTCCGTAGTCTTAACCGGCCGTGGCATGGTCTGATGACTGGCGCACTGGTGGGCCTGGGTTTCGAGGCCTTGGAAAACGCCTTGTATGGCGCGATGGGGGCGACCTTGGATGCCAATTCCGATACTGCTGGCGTGCTCTTCCTCTGGGGGGTTCGCCTGGTGGTGGGTCCCGCTTTGCACATCGTCTTTACCGCGCTGGCCGGTTGGGGGTTGGGCCTGGCTCTATTCACGGCGAACAAGTCGACCGCGTGGCGGTGGATGACCGCGGGCTGGTGGCTATTTGTGGCCTTCGCTCTCCACTTCGCCTGGAATCTCATGTGGCCGTCGAACGTCTTGCTGATTGTGAACTACATCGTCGTGGCCGCCGTGATGTATCCCATAGTCATCTGGGTGTGGGTCAGGGCTCATCGGTTGTGCAAGGCCGATACCAGCTATTCCTTCACTCAGCGGCCGCTGTCGAGCGTGGAGGCGTTGAGCCGGGGGTAA
- the gltB gene encoding glutamate synthase large subunit, whose product MERQGLYQPGHEHDACGVGFVADMYGRPSRDIVDKGLQILENIDHRGAAGAEKNTGDGTGILLQIPDGFYRTVMAAQGVELPDAGAYATGIAFLPRRRMSMFDAKREIEAIAVEEGATVLGWREVPVDPTNLGSMALDAMPHFEQIFLSAGRRTGIDLDRVMFFIRKRCARELGTKHGEDTVYFPSLSSRTVIYKGMLTTPQLAEFYTDLRDPRLESAMALVHSRFSTNTFPSWPLAHPYRFVAHNGEINTVKGNENWMRAREALIDSELLGPLDRVLPICSPDGSDTARFDEALELLHLGGYSLPHAVAMMIPQAWEHNPTISSELRGFYEYHSCLMEPWDGPAAVAFTDGTLIGAVLDRNGLRPGRIWVTRDGLVVMASEAGVLDLDPKDIVKRTRVQPGRMFLVDTAAGRIVPDAEIKSSLSNAKPYRQWIRENFVPIEQLPQTRYEYMPHNRAVLRQRVFGITEEDVDLIIAPMALNAAEAIGSMGSDTPIAALSQRPRMLYDFFAQRFAQVTNPPLDSIREKPVTSMHTLLGAQKDVLNPTSEAARRIRLAGPVIDNHQLATLRHANDDGEWEHFRTAVISGLYPVAHHGAGMREAIDRVRREASDAIRDGASLIVLSDRESDERYAPIPSLLLTSAVHQHLVEERTRTRASLVIEAGDAREVHHLAMLTSFGADAINPYMAFETIDELRMKGQLGDLTLDEACTNYIKAATSGVLKVMSKMGIATVASYRGAQLADVTGLSQDLLDEYFGGIASPIGGVGLGELAADVEARHRTAFLPRPEELAHRELELGGEYKWRREGEYHLFNPETIFKLQHATRTGQYTIFRDYTRAVDDQSRRLATIRGMMEFASDRPPISVDEVEPIADIVTRFSTGAMSYGSISAEAHETLAIAMNRLHAMSNSGEGGEDPARFAVEPNGDWKRSAIKQVASGRFGVTSHYLNNCTDIQIKMAQGAKPGEGGQLPPNKVYPWIAEVRITTPGVGLISPPPHHDIYSIEDLAQLIFDLKNANPQARIHVKLVAEAGVGTVAAGVSKAHADVVLISGHDGGTGASPLTSLKHAGGPWELGLAETQQTLLLNGLRDRIRVQCDGQLKTGRDVVIAALLGAEEFGFATAPLVVEGCIMMRVCHLDTCPVGVATQNPELRKKYTGQAEHVVNFFTFLAQEVREYLAELGFRSIDEAVGQAHVLRQRTDAAFTQANPRAATLDLSPVFQVPDSPFFRNQNVRQTRTQEHGLAGILDERIIRDAQLTIDAAAAASSSNAPAWMSSSPAPTVHLRYPIRNVDRTVGTMTGSRITRAAGANGLPDGTIAVSLTGSAGNSFGAFIPRGLTLDLVGDANDFVGKGLSGGRIIVRPHNSAPTQIDANDPDIIAGNVIGFGATSGDIFIAGAVGERFCVRNSGATAVVEGIGNHGCEYMTGGRVVVLGEVGDNFGAGMSGGIAYLAPVGDLDRKINAEMVDVDKLSADDIDFLEHIIDEHIRLTGSTTTWQARDLVKVMPRDYRKVLDIIDLASREGRDVNTAIMEAVN is encoded by the coding sequence ATGGAACGACAGGGCCTTTACCAACCCGGGCACGAACACGATGCCTGCGGCGTCGGATTCGTCGCTGACATGTACGGACGGCCGTCTCGCGACATCGTGGACAAAGGACTCCAGATCTTGGAGAACATCGACCACCGCGGAGCCGCCGGAGCAGAGAAAAACACCGGCGACGGCACCGGCATCCTCCTGCAAATCCCCGACGGCTTCTACCGCACCGTCATGGCCGCCCAGGGCGTCGAGCTTCCCGACGCCGGCGCCTATGCCACGGGCATCGCCTTCCTTCCGCGCCGCCGCATGTCCATGTTCGACGCCAAGCGCGAGATCGAGGCCATCGCCGTGGAAGAGGGAGCCACCGTTCTCGGCTGGCGTGAGGTCCCCGTCGATCCCACCAACCTCGGCTCCATGGCGCTCGATGCCATGCCGCACTTCGAGCAAATCTTCCTCTCCGCGGGCCGCCGCACCGGGATTGACCTTGACCGGGTGATGTTTTTCATCCGCAAGCGCTGCGCCCGCGAGCTGGGCACCAAGCACGGCGAAGACACCGTCTACTTCCCCTCCCTGTCCTCCCGCACGGTGATCTACAAGGGCATGCTGACCACGCCCCAGCTCGCCGAGTTCTACACCGACCTGCGCGATCCCCGCCTCGAATCCGCCATGGCCCTGGTCCACTCACGCTTTTCCACCAACACCTTCCCCTCCTGGCCGCTGGCCCACCCGTACCGCTTCGTCGCGCACAACGGTGAAATCAACACCGTCAAAGGCAACGAGAACTGGATGCGCGCCCGCGAGGCCCTCATCGACTCCGAACTGCTCGGCCCCCTCGACCGGGTCCTGCCGATCTGTTCCCCGGACGGCTCCGATACGGCGCGCTTTGACGAGGCACTCGAGCTCCTCCACCTCGGCGGGTACTCCCTCCCGCACGCCGTGGCCATGATGATCCCGCAGGCCTGGGAGCACAACCCCACCATCAGCTCTGAGCTGCGGGGATTCTACGAGTACCACTCCTGCCTCATGGAACCCTGGGATGGCCCCGCCGCCGTCGCCTTCACCGACGGCACGCTCATCGGCGCCGTGCTGGACCGCAACGGACTGCGCCCCGGGCGCATCTGGGTCACCCGCGACGGCCTCGTAGTCATGGCCTCCGAGGCGGGCGTGCTGGACCTGGACCCCAAGGACATCGTCAAGCGAACCCGCGTTCAACCGGGCCGGATGTTCCTCGTCGATACCGCCGCTGGCCGCATCGTCCCCGACGCAGAGATCAAGTCCTCGCTGTCCAACGCCAAGCCCTATCGGCAGTGGATCCGGGAGAACTTCGTCCCCATCGAGCAGCTCCCCCAGACCCGCTACGAATACATGCCCCACAACCGGGCAGTGCTGCGCCAGCGCGTCTTCGGCATCACGGAAGAAGACGTCGATCTCATCATCGCCCCCATGGCTCTCAACGCCGCCGAGGCGATCGGTTCCATGGGATCGGATACCCCCATCGCGGCCCTCTCGCAGCGCCCCCGCATGCTCTATGACTTCTTCGCGCAGCGCTTCGCCCAGGTCACCAACCCGCCACTGGACTCGATCCGCGAAAAGCCCGTCACCTCCATGCACACCCTCCTGGGCGCGCAGAAGGACGTGCTCAACCCCACCTCGGAGGCGGCCCGCCGCATCCGCCTGGCAGGGCCCGTGATCGACAACCACCAGCTGGCCACCCTCCGCCACGCCAACGATGACGGTGAGTGGGAGCACTTCCGCACGGCCGTGATCTCTGGTTTGTACCCGGTGGCGCACCACGGTGCGGGTATGCGCGAGGCGATTGACCGCGTGCGTCGAGAAGCATCGGACGCCATCCGCGATGGTGCCAGCCTCATCGTGCTCTCGGACCGCGAATCCGACGAGCGCTACGCGCCGATCCCCTCGCTGCTGCTCACCTCAGCCGTGCACCAGCACCTCGTCGAGGAGCGCACCCGCACCCGCGCCTCCCTCGTCATCGAGGCCGGTGACGCCCGCGAGGTCCACCACCTGGCCATGCTCACCAGCTTCGGCGCTGACGCTATCAATCCCTACATGGCGTTTGAAACCATCGATGAGCTGCGGATGAAGGGCCAACTCGGTGACCTCACCCTCGACGAGGCCTGCACGAATTACATCAAGGCCGCCACCTCCGGCGTGCTCAAGGTGATGTCGAAGATGGGCATCGCCACCGTCGCGTCTTACCGCGGCGCGCAACTGGCGGATGTCACGGGCCTGTCCCAGGACCTCCTGGACGAATACTTCGGCGGCATCGCCTCCCCCATCGGTGGAGTCGGGCTCGGTGAGCTGGCTGCCGATGTCGAAGCGCGGCACCGCACCGCCTTCCTGCCCCGCCCGGAGGAGCTGGCCCACCGCGAGCTGGAACTTGGCGGCGAATACAAGTGGCGCCGCGAGGGCGAATACCACCTCTTCAACCCGGAGACCATCTTCAAGCTGCAGCACGCCACCCGCACGGGGCAATACACCATCTTCCGCGACTACACCCGCGCAGTCGATGATCAATCGCGCCGCCTGGCCACCATCCGCGGCATGATGGAATTCGCCTCCGACCGGCCGCCGATCAGCGTGGACGAGGTGGAGCCGATCGCCGACATCGTCACCCGCTTCTCCACCGGCGCCATGTCCTACGGCTCCATCTCCGCCGAGGCTCACGAGACCCTGGCCATCGCCATGAACCGACTCCACGCCATGTCCAACTCCGGCGAGGGCGGCGAGGACCCCGCCCGCTTCGCCGTGGAACCCAACGGCGATTGGAAGCGCTCCGCGATTAAGCAGGTCGCTTCCGGCCGCTTCGGCGTGACCAGCCACTACCTCAACAACTGCACCGACATCCAGATCAAGATGGCCCAGGGTGCCAAGCCGGGTGAGGGTGGGCAACTGCCGCCGAACAAGGTCTACCCCTGGATCGCCGAGGTGCGCATCACCACCCCGGGTGTCGGGCTCATCTCCCCGCCGCCGCACCACGACATCTACTCCATCGAGGACCTCGCGCAGCTCATCTTCGACCTGAAGAATGCCAACCCGCAGGCCCGCATCCACGTCAAACTCGTCGCCGAGGCCGGCGTGGGCACGGTCGCCGCGGGTGTGTCCAAAGCGCATGCCGATGTGGTGCTCATCTCCGGCCACGACGGCGGTACCGGTGCCTCGCCGCTGACCTCGCTCAAGCATGCCGGTGGCCCCTGGGAGCTCGGCCTGGCCGAAACCCAGCAGACCCTCCTGCTCAACGGCCTGCGCGACCGTATCCGCGTGCAATGCGATGGGCAGCTCAAGACCGGGCGCGACGTTGTTATCGCCGCCCTGCTCGGCGCCGAGGAGTTCGGTTTCGCCACCGCCCCGCTCGTCGTCGAAGGCTGCATCATGATGCGCGTGTGCCACCTCGACACCTGCCCCGTCGGCGTGGCCACCCAGAACCCCGAGCTGCGGAAGAAGTACACCGGCCAGGCCGAGCACGTGGTCAACTTCTTCACCTTCCTCGCCCAGGAAGTCCGTGAATACCTCGCCGAGCTGGGCTTCCGCTCTATCGATGAGGCCGTCGGGCAAGCCCACGTCCTGCGCCAGCGCACCGACGCGGCGTTCACCCAGGCCAACCCGCGGGCGGCCACCCTCGACCTCAGCCCCGTGTTCCAGGTCCCGGATTCGCCCTTCTTCCGCAACCAGAACGTGCGCCAGACCCGCACCCAGGAGCACGGGCTGGCGGGCATCCTCGACGAGCGCATCATCCGCGATGCGCAGCTGACGATCGATGCCGCCGCGGCCGCCTCCAGCTCCAACGCCCCCGCCTGGATGTCTTCCAGCCCCGCCCCGACCGTGCACCTGCGTTACCCGATCCGCAACGTTGACCGCACCGTCGGCACCATGACTGGCTCGCGCATTACCCGCGCCGCCGGAGCCAATGGCCTACCCGATGGGACGATCGCCGTGTCACTCACCGGTTCCGCCGGTAACTCCTTCGGCGCGTTCATCCCCCGCGGCCTCACCCTCGACCTCGTCGGCGACGCCAACGACTTCGTGGGCAAGGGCCTCTCGGGCGGCCGGATCATCGTCCGCCCCCACAACAGCGCCCCGACGCAGATCGATGCCAACGATCCCGACATCATCGCCGGAAACGTCATCGGCTTCGGCGCGACCAGTGGTGACATCTTCATCGCCGGCGCAGTGGGCGAGCGCTTCTGCGTTCGCAACTCCGGCGCAACGGCAGTCGTCGAAGGCATTGGCAATCACGGCTGCGAATACATGACCGGCGGCCGCGTCGTCGTCCTCGGCGAGGTTGGCGACAACTTCGGCGCCGGCATGTCCGGCGGCATCGCCTACCTCGCCCCCGTGGGCGACCTGGACCGAAAGATCAATGCTGAAATGGTGGACGTCGACAAGCTTTCTGCCGACGACATTGACTTCCTGGAGCACATCATCGACGAGCACATCCGGCTCACCGGATCGACCACCACCTGGCAGGCGCGTGACCTGGTCAAAGTCATGCCGCGCGACTACCGAAAAGTTCTTGACATCATCGACCTCGCGAGCCGGGAAGGCCGCGACGTCAACACCGCGATCATGGAGGCAGTGAACTAA
- a CDS encoding glutamate synthase subunit beta, which yields MADPHGFRKFQRAEPGHRPVPLRLLDWREVYEDAPDGQIQQQATRCMDCGVPFCHEGCPLGNIIPEWNDLVRQNRWKEAFDRLHATNNFPEFTGRLCPAPCEGACVLAINDESVSIKNIELAIAEKGFEEGWVVPITPSFDTGQSVAVVGSGPAGMAAAQQLTRAGHNVTLFERDDRIGGLMRYGVPDYKMENRWLDRRLEQMSAEGTTFRTGVSPTAQDLARFDAVILATGTPLARELPAEGRTLDGVHQAMDYLPLQNRVNEGDFAAPLIDARGKKVVIIGGGDTGIDCFGTALRQGAASVTQFDIRPPAPPVRSASTPWPTYPLVWRQATAHEEGEYILTGNETADEIEALGLASRQPGSPLGERVFSANTVEFLGSDGVLTGLRCVEIEVIDGVRTPVPGSEFTFEADLVFIALGFTGAERGGLVHELGIAFDDRGRMVRDEQYRASIKPLMPGFKPPVYVAGDNGRGQSLIVWAIAEGRAAAAAVDADLMGETALPVAATPSTMPLRA from the coding sequence ATGGCTGATCCGCATGGTTTCCGAAAGTTCCAACGCGCCGAGCCCGGCCACCGACCCGTGCCGCTGCGCCTGCTGGATTGGCGCGAAGTCTACGAAGACGCGCCGGACGGCCAGATCCAGCAGCAGGCAACCCGCTGCATGGATTGCGGCGTCCCCTTCTGCCACGAGGGCTGCCCCCTGGGCAACATCATCCCCGAGTGGAACGATCTGGTGCGCCAAAACCGCTGGAAGGAGGCGTTCGATCGCCTCCACGCCACCAACAACTTCCCGGAATTCACCGGCCGACTGTGCCCCGCCCCCTGCGAGGGCGCCTGCGTCCTGGCCATCAATGACGAATCCGTGAGCATCAAAAACATCGAGCTCGCCATCGCCGAGAAGGGCTTCGAGGAGGGCTGGGTCGTCCCCATCACCCCCTCCTTCGACACCGGCCAATCCGTCGCGGTCGTCGGCTCCGGCCCCGCGGGTATGGCCGCCGCGCAGCAACTCACCCGCGCCGGGCACAACGTCACCCTCTTCGAGCGCGATGACCGCATCGGCGGCCTCATGCGCTACGGCGTCCCCGATTACAAGATGGAAAACCGCTGGCTCGACCGCCGCCTGGAGCAGATGAGCGCCGAGGGCACCACCTTCCGCACCGGCGTCTCGCCCACAGCGCAAGATCTCGCGCGTTTCGACGCCGTCATCCTCGCCACCGGCACGCCGCTCGCCCGCGAACTGCCCGCCGAGGGCCGCACCCTCGACGGCGTCCACCAGGCGATGGACTACTTGCCGTTGCAAAACCGCGTCAACGAAGGCGACTTCGCCGCCCCGCTTATCGACGCCCGCGGGAAAAAGGTCGTCATCATCGGTGGCGGTGACACCGGCATTGACTGCTTCGGTACCGCCCTGCGGCAGGGTGCCGCGAGCGTCACCCAGTTCGACATCCGCCCCCCGGCTCCGCCGGTGCGCTCTGCCTCCACCCCGTGGCCGACCTACCCCCTGGTGTGGCGTCAAGCGACCGCGCACGAGGAAGGCGAATACATCCTCACCGGCAATGAGACAGCGGATGAGATCGAGGCCCTGGGCCTGGCATCCCGCCAGCCCGGTTCCCCCCTCGGCGAGCGCGTCTTCTCCGCCAACACGGTGGAGTTCCTCGGCTCCGACGGGGTACTCACAGGCCTGCGCTGCGTGGAGATCGAGGTCATCGACGGCGTCCGCACGCCCGTCCCAGGCAGCGAATTCACCTTCGAGGCCGACCTCGTATTCATCGCCTTGGGCTTCACCGGCGCCGAGCGCGGCGGCCTCGTCCACGAGCTCGGCATCGCTTTTGATGACCGCGGGCGGATGGTGCGCGACGAGCAGTACCGCGCCTCCATCAAGCCGCTCATGCCCGGTTTCAAGCCGCCGGTCTACGTCGCCGGTGACAATGGCCGCGGCCAATCACTCATCGTGTGGGCCATCGCCGAAGGCCGCGCTGCCGCCGCCGCCGTCGACGCCGACCTCATGGGCGAGACCGCCCTGCCGGTGGCCGCGACGCCCTCAACGATGCCGCTGAGGGCCTAA
- a CDS encoding arabinosyltransferase domain-containing protein, translating into MSATVISKKEAPQSSSATAPGWLKNLAIISGLLGFVLFILTPFLPVNQTQSSLSWPQGDSLNSVNAPLVAYAPETLELSIPIKESIAGLRDGESLVVSTLPPDSTDATSRGLFVRSSDGGINVVVRNQVPFELDADEVAALNDDAVLTVSSTEKETKVAVPGATNRSGDALEGVIEDEDTRPQVTGIYTELDDSPAATAALTDAGLQADVEINSRFTSSPSALKYIAMFGGLASLIVALWCLHRMDSLDGRSSRRFLPAGWYKPRPLDGIVGFILIYWHIFGANTSDDGFILTMARVSENATYMANYYRWFGVPESPFGSPYYDLLALMTQVSTASAWVRLPALLSGLIIWLILSREILPRLGAQIDGRQVAHWTAAMVFLSFWLPYNNGTRPEPIIAMGALLTWASFERSIATSRLLPAAVGVLLATICLGAGPTGLMAVAALLASLSSLFRIMFRRLPLLGAPTGSSRGTIITAVLAMVAPFLASGTAILVAVFGDQTWATVMESIRVRSAKGPSLSWYQEWVRYQTLMEQTVDGSMTRRFAVFMLFLSLAIVIAAILRNGRVPGAAKGPTQRLVLIIFGTMFFLMFTPTKWTHHFGVYAGIVGALAALAAVALSYSALRSTRSRTLFTGAVIFLLAITFSGTNGWWYISSFGVPWFDKTVQLKGFEASTPILFLALAVLALGTIQSFVTDLRVAKAETEGNLDEYRAERKQKLQRWTGLSSAPIAIACALMVAFSMASLGKGFISQYPAYSVGLGNVRSLAGQSCSLANDALLETNTNDSFLTPVDNVPLAESLESESHRGFAANNIPSYIGQDEASTTSVGAIADAERTGEAEQSTGQDSGTTGGVRGEVGVNGSTVKLPFKLDYHQVPVVGSWTSGQQMPAEITTAWYELPQATEDAPLVVVSVAGRIEHHDINGVLHDGQELVLEYGTRGPDGQIDESSVGELEMFDIGPQPSWRNLRFPLDRIPEEANVVRISATDLSLDPKQWLAFTPPRVPTLDSLNNIIGSEKPGLLDWSVALQFPCQRTFDHFAGVAEIPEYRISPDHPGKSTLTPFQDYAGGGVMGTAEGVNESYELPSYTRNDWHRDWGSIEIYELRENSAGITPDEAEIDLEVIPRSGLWSPSKMMIATS; encoded by the coding sequence GTGTCTGCAACCGTCATCTCGAAAAAAGAGGCCCCGCAGAGTTCTTCTGCCACCGCTCCCGGCTGGCTGAAGAACCTGGCCATCATTTCCGGGCTCCTGGGTTTTGTCCTCTTCATTTTGACCCCGTTCCTTCCGGTCAACCAGACCCAGTCGTCGCTGTCGTGGCCGCAAGGTGACAGCCTCAACTCGGTCAATGCTCCCCTCGTGGCGTACGCGCCCGAAACGTTGGAGCTGAGCATCCCCATCAAGGAGTCGATCGCTGGCCTCCGCGATGGTGAGAGCCTGGTGGTATCGACGTTGCCGCCGGATTCCACCGACGCCACCTCCCGTGGCCTGTTCGTCCGTTCCTCTGACGGCGGCATCAACGTCGTGGTGCGCAATCAGGTCCCCTTCGAGTTGGATGCGGATGAGGTTGCTGCGCTTAACGACGACGCGGTGCTCACCGTCTCGTCCACCGAAAAGGAAACAAAGGTCGCCGTCCCCGGCGCCACCAACCGCAGCGGTGATGCTCTCGAGGGTGTGATCGAGGACGAGGACACACGTCCCCAGGTCACTGGTATCTACACCGAGTTGGATGATTCCCCGGCCGCTACTGCGGCCCTGACCGACGCCGGTTTGCAGGCCGATGTCGAGATCAACTCCCGCTTTACTTCCTCCCCGTCAGCGTTGAAGTACATCGCCATGTTCGGCGGTTTGGCGTCCCTCATCGTGGCCCTGTGGTGTCTGCACCGCATGGATAGCCTTGACGGTCGTTCTTCTCGCCGTTTCCTTCCGGCCGGGTGGTACAAGCCCCGCCCGCTCGACGGCATCGTCGGGTTCATCCTCATTTACTGGCACATCTTCGGCGCGAATACCTCCGATGATGGCTTCATCCTCACGATGGCCCGGGTGTCCGAGAACGCCACCTACATGGCGAATTACTATCGCTGGTTCGGCGTGCCCGAGTCGCCCTTCGGCTCCCCGTATTACGACCTGCTGGCCCTCATGACCCAGGTCTCCACCGCGTCCGCGTGGGTGCGGCTCCCGGCGTTGCTCTCTGGCCTCATCATCTGGCTGATCCTCTCCCGCGAGATCCTCCCGCGCCTGGGCGCCCAGATCGACGGCCGCCAGGTCGCTCACTGGACCGCCGCGATGGTCTTCCTCTCCTTCTGGTTGCCCTACAACAACGGCACCCGCCCCGAGCCGATCATCGCCATGGGTGCGCTGTTGACCTGGGCCTCCTTTGAGCGTTCCATCGCCACCTCCCGTCTGTTGCCCGCGGCTGTCGGTGTGCTGCTGGCGACGATATGCCTCGGTGCCGGCCCGACCGGCCTCATGGCGGTCGCCGCGCTGCTGGCCTCGCTGTCCAGCTTGTTCCGCATCATGTTCCGCCGCCTGCCCCTCCTCGGCGCCCCGACTGGCTCCTCGCGCGGGACTATCATCACCGCTGTGCTCGCGATGGTCGCCCCCTTCCTGGCATCCGGCACGGCCATCTTGGTCGCTGTTTTCGGTGATCAGACCTGGGCCACCGTCATGGAATCCATCCGCGTTCGTTCGGCCAAGGGCCCGTCGCTGAGCTGGTACCAGGAATGGGTCCGCTACCAGACGCTGATGGAGCAGACCGTCGACGGCTCCATGACCCGCCGCTTCGCGGTCTTCATGCTCTTCCTCAGCCTGGCCATTGTCATCGCCGCGATCCTGCGCAACGGCCGGGTCCCGGGTGCGGCCAAGGGACCGACCCAGCGCCTGGTGCTCATCATCTTTGGCACCATGTTCTTCCTCATGTTCACCCCGACCAAGTGGACCCACCACTTCGGTGTGTACGCCGGAATCGTTGGCGCCCTCGCGGCCCTCGCGGCCGTGGCGCTCAGCTATTCCGCCCTGCGGTCGACCCGGTCCCGGACTCTGTTCACCGGCGCCGTCATCTTCCTGTTGGCCATCACCTTCTCCGGCACGAATGGTTGGTGGTACATCTCCAGCTTCGGCGTGCCCTGGTTTGATAAGACGGTCCAGCTCAAGGGCTTTGAAGCCTCCACGCCTATTCTTTTCCTCGCCCTCGCGGTGCTGGCGCTGGGCACGATCCAGTCCTTTGTTACTGACTTGCGGGTGGCCAAGGCCGAGACCGAAGGCAACCTCGACGAATACCGGGCGGAACGCAAGCAGAAGTTGCAGCGCTGGACCGGGCTGTCGTCGGCTCCCATCGCCATCGCATGTGCGTTGATGGTGGCGTTCTCCATGGCGTCGCTGGGCAAGGGCTTTATCTCCCAGTACCCGGCCTACTCCGTGGGCCTGGGCAACGTGCGTTCCCTGGCGGGCCAGTCCTGCAGCCTCGCCAACGATGCACTCCTGGAGACGAACACCAACGATTCCTTCCTCACCCCCGTGGACAATGTCCCGTTGGCAGAATCGCTCGAATCCGAAAGCCACCGCGGCTTTGCCGCCAACAACATCCCGTCCTACATCGGCCAGGATGAGGCGTCCACCACCTCCGTCGGTGCGATTGCCGACGCCGAGCGGACCGGCGAAGCCGAGCAGTCCACCGGTCAGGACAGTGGCACCACCGGTGGTGTCCGCGGTGAGGTCGGCGTCAACGGCTCCACCGTGAAGCTGCCGTTCAAGCTCGACTACCACCAGGTTCCCGTTGTCGGTTCCTGGACCTCTGGCCAGCAGATGCCCGCCGAGATCACCACTGCCTGGTACGAACTGCCGCAGGCCACCGAGGACGCACCCCTGGTCGTGGTCTCCGTCGCCGGCCGCATCGAGCACCACGACATCAACGGCGTGCTGCACGACGGGCAGGAGCTTGTCCTGGAGTACGGCACCCGCGGCCCGGATGGCCAGATCGACGAGTCGTCCGTCGGTGAGCTGGAAATGTTCGACATCGGCCCCCAGCCGTCGTGGCGTAACCTGCGCTTCCCGCTGGATCGCATCCCCGAGGAAGCGAACGTCGTGCGCATCTCTGCCACCGACCTCAGCTTGGACCCCAAGCAGTGGCTGGCGTTCACCCCTCCGCGCGTCCCGACGCTGGATTCCTTGAACAACATCATCGGGTCCGAGAAGCCGGGCCTGCTCGACTGGTCGGTTGCCCTGCAGTTCCCCTGCCAGCGCACCTTTGATCACTTCGCCGGTGTGGCCGAGATCCCCGAGTACCGCATCTCGCCGGATCACCCGGGCAAGTCGACCCTGACCCCGTTCCAGGATTACGCCGGTGGCGGTGTCATGGGTACCGCCGAGGGTGTCAACGAGTCCTACGAGTTGCCGAGCTACACCCGCAACGATTGGCACCGCGACTGGGGTTCCATCGAGATCTACGAGCTGCGGGAGAACTCCGCGGGCATCACGCCCGATGAGGCCGAGATTGATCTCGAAGTGATCCCGCGTTCGGGCTTGTGGTCGCCATCGAAGATGATGATCGCGACCAGCTAG